In Erigeron canadensis isolate Cc75 chromosome 6, C_canadensis_v1, whole genome shotgun sequence, the following are encoded in one genomic region:
- the LOC122605389 gene encoding cancer-related nucleoside-triphosphatase homolog isoform X2: MGVLLLLLLLILLQESVRWPNVGRYKVDVASFESLALPELQVKADTDLFVIDEVGKMELFSSLFFPAVLRVLESNKPLLATIPVPKAGRDIPAVGRLKSHPGATLFTLTTNNRDAMKDQIYSRLTDNLD, translated from the exons ATGGGCGTACTGCTCCTCTTGCTTCTGTTAATCCTACTTCAAG AGTCCGTTAGATGGCCTAATGTGGGGAGATACAAAGTCGACGTAGCATCATTTGAGTCTTTGGCGTTACCTGAGTTACAG GTCAAAGCAGACACCGATCTATTTGTCATAGACGAAGTTGGTAAGATGGAGTTGTTTAGTTCGTTGTTTTTCCCTGCAGTGTTGCGGGTTCTGGAGTCTAATAAACCACTGTTAGCTACCATACCGGTGCCAAAGGCTGGCCGAGATATACCTGCAG TTGGGAGGTTGAAAAGTCATCCAGGAGCAACTCTTTTTACTCTAACAACAAACAACAGAGATGCCATGAAAGATCAAATATATTCACGTTTGACTGACAATCTGGACTAA
- the LOC122604618 gene encoding F-box protein At2g23160-like has protein sequence MADLPKDALYDILSRLPVESLARFRCVCKPWCNYIDDPYLVSIHVNEPILMMLNGECATLPKRPGIVSIIESKEGNTVFEVKQDPIYRFKSKGSQIQDIGISNGMILLAQDDDEFLDDVSFLVIHPLRKERYELPFLDLQFPLSCPNAYGLGFDDSTKTFKVVFLFTRLTSQLDNLCTMVHILGTYLWRKIPQIPECYKMYGQGVFVKGLLHWVNASSENEHTDMCKLTYFDVRKEEFGVIDPPPKPTISTMDQLVNINDKLGYAYKIDDSVQVWILKHKEWLSYGQFHCAPLLSCSYDISLRGLGCCNQDGDLLIRAGKYHDPGRFFIYKLESGDLHEVNINGLEYNSKIILYQSHLSSTIHYINKMPLPATKIDLIKATSTRTFLKGFFSLKMLFTSTLLECFDF, from the coding sequence ATGGCTGATTTGCCTAAAGATGCCCTGTACGACATCCTTTCAAGGTTGCCAGTCGAATCTTTAGCTCGTTTTCGATGTGTATGCAAACCATGGTGCAACTACATTGATGATCCTTACCTTGTAAGTATTCATGTCAATGAGCCAATACTAATGATGTTAAACGGAGAATGCGCTACACTTCCCAAACGACCAGGCATAGTGAGTATCATCGAATCAAAAGAAGGCAATACTGTTTTCGAGGTGAAACAGGACCCGATTTATAGGTTTAAGTCTAAGGGAAGTCAGATCCAGGATATAGGTATCAGCAATGGGATGATCTTACTCGCACAAGATGACGACGAATTCCTTGATGATGTCAGTTTTCTCGTGATCCATCCTCTAAGGAAAGAACGCTATGAGTTGCCATTCCTTGATCTTCAGTTTCCTTTAAGTTGTCCAAATGCATATGGGCTTGGTTTTGATGATTCTACCAAAACCTTCAAGGTGGTGTTTCTTTTTACAAGATTAACGTCACAGCTGGATAATTTATGCACCATGGTTCATATATTGGGCACATACTTGTGGCGAAAGATACCTCAGATCCCGGAATGTTATAAAATGTACGGTCAAGGCGTCTTTGTTAAAGGACTCTTGCATTGGGTTAATGCTTCTTCTGAGAATGAACACACTGACATGTGCAAATTAACATACTTTGATGTGAGGAAGGAGGAATTTGGGGTTATTGATCCTCCTCCAAAACCAACAATATCAACAATGGATCAGTTGGTTAATATAAATGATAAACTCGGATATGCATATAAAATTGATGATAGCGTACAGGTATGGATACTGAAGCACAAAGAATGGTTGTCGTACGGTCAGTTCCATTGCGCACCACTGCTTAGTTGTAGCTATGATATATCCTTACGTGGTTTAGGGTGTTGTAACCAAGACGGGGACCTATTAATCAGAGCGGGTAAATATCATGATCCTGGCCGgttttttatttacaaactGGAAAGTGGCGATTTACATGAAGTCAACATCAATGGTCTCGAATATAATTCTAAGATTATATTGTATCAAAGTCACCTGTCTTCTACTATCCACTATATCAACAAAATGCCTCTTCCAGCAACAAAGATTGATCTTATAAAAGCCACTTCAACCAGAACctttttaaaaggtttttttagtTTGAAAATGCTTTTCACTTCTACCCTTTTAGAGTGTTTTGATTTCTAG
- the LOC122605940 gene encoding putative F-box/kelch-repeat protein At3g17570: protein MADLPKDTLYDIFSRLPVESLARFRCVCKPWCNYIDDPYLVSIHVNEPILMMLNGQCATLPKQLGLGIGSNIEPKEGNTVFEVKQDPLYRFESKGGTILDIGVCNGMILFHQHNFYSTSCYLVIHPLRKERYELPFVDLLYHPSYVKAYGLGFDDSTKTFKVVFLFNSRPTSLTDLGNSCTMVHVLGTYSWRKIPQIPDDCSMIKGQGVFVKGLLYWAINLRWPGTHGDVVIHNVIYFDVTKEEFGSIDPPPDQQ from the coding sequence ATGGCTGATTTGCCTAAAGATACCCTCTACGACATCTTTTCAAGGTTGCCAGTCGAATCTTTAGCTCGTTTTCGTTGTGTATGCAAACCATGGTGCAACTACATTGATGATCCTTACCTTGTAAGCATTCATGTCAATGAGCCAATACTAATGATGTTAAACGGCCAATGCGCTACACTTCCCAAACAATTGGGTCTGGGCATTGGGAGTAATATCGAGCCCAAAGAAGGTAATACTGTTTTTGAGGTGAAACAAGACCCGCTTTATAGGTTTGAGTCTAAGGGAGGTACGATCCTAGATATAGGTGTTTGCAATGGGATGATCTTATTCCATCAACATAACTTTTATAGTACTAGTTGTTATCTCGTGATCCATCCTCTAAGGAAAGAACGTTATGAGTTGCCATTCGTTGATCTTCTGTATCATCCAAGTTATGTAAAGGCATATGGGCTTGGTTTTGATGATTCTACCAAAACCTTCAAGGTGGTGTTTCTTTTTAATAGTAGACCAACCTCATTAACGGATTTGGGGAATTCATGCACCATGGTTCATGTATTGGGCACATACTCATGGCGAAAGATACCTCAAATCCCGGACGATTGTTCTATGATAAAGGGTCAAGGTGTATTTGTTAAAGGACTCTTGTATTGGGCTATTAATCTCCGTTGGCCTGGTACGCATGGAGACGTTGTCATACACAATGTAATATACTTTGATGTGACCAAGGAGGAATTTGGGTCGATTGATCCTCCTCCAGACCAACAATGA
- the LOC122605389 gene encoding cancer-related nucleoside-triphosphatase homolog isoform X1 produces the protein MAGQKCFLVTGSPGVGKTTLISKVLEILKTSNPNLKIQGFFTREIRRGGERVGFEVVTLDGRTAPLASVNPTSSAESVRWPNVGRYKVDVASFESLALPELQVKADTDLFVIDEVGKMELFSSLFFPAVLRVLESNKPLLATIPVPKAGRDIPAVGRLKSHPGATLFTLTTNNRDAMKDQIYSRLTDNLD, from the exons atgGCAGGTCAAAAGTGCTTTTTGGTGACTGGTTCTcct GGTGTTGGTAAAACAACTTTAATCTCCAAGGTTTTGGAGATACTCAAAACATCCAATCCAAATTTGAAAATCCAGGGCTTCTTCACTC GCGAGATAAGACGAGGAGGGGAAAGAGTAGGTTTTGAGGTTGTTACGTTAGATGGGCGTACTGCTCCTCTTGCTTCTGTTAATCCTACTTCAAG TGCAGAGTCCGTTAGATGGCCTAATGTGGGGAGATACAAAGTCGACGTAGCATCATTTGAGTCTTTGGCGTTACCTGAGTTACAG GTCAAAGCAGACACCGATCTATTTGTCATAGACGAAGTTGGTAAGATGGAGTTGTTTAGTTCGTTGTTTTTCCCTGCAGTGTTGCGGGTTCTGGAGTCTAATAAACCACTGTTAGCTACCATACCGGTGCCAAAGGCTGGCCGAGATATACCTGCAG TTGGGAGGTTGAAAAGTCATCCAGGAGCAACTCTTTTTACTCTAACAACAAACAACAGAGATGCCATGAAAGATCAAATATATTCACGTTTGACTGACAATCTGGACTAA
- the LOC122604619 gene encoding F-box/kelch-repeat protein At3g23880-like — MSDLPKDALYQIFARLPIKSLARFRCVCKLWCNYIDDPYLASINVKQTIPMMLHQYHSLPEQSAGREFNIIESEEGNSTIFKVKQDPIYRFQCNRDPIVDIGICNGMIFFSQYDISSCTHFSVIHPLRKERYELPFLDLQFPLSCPNAYGLGFDDSTKTFKVVCLFDRDPISTDSWGGLWAMVHVLGTYWWRKIPHIPDCSLMQGQGVFVKGLLHWVNDLGKDTLTYAK, encoded by the coding sequence ATGTCTGATTTGCCTAAAGATGCCCTGTACCAGATCTTTGCAAGGTTGCCCATCAAATCTTTAGCTCGTTTTCGATGTGTATGCAAACTATGGTGTAACTACATTGATGATCCTTACCTTGCAAGCATTAATGTCAAACAAACCATACCAATGATGTTACACCAATACCATAGTCTTCCCGAACAGTCGGCAGGCAGAGAGTTCAACATCATCGAATCAGAAGAAGGTAATAGTACTATTTTCAAGGTGAAACAAGACCCGATTTATAGGTTTCAGTGTAACAGAGATCCGATCGTGGATATAGGTATTTGCAATGGGATGATCTTCTTCTCACAATATGACATTAGCAGTTGTACTCATTTTTCCGTGATCCATCCTCTAAGGAAAGAACGGTACGAGTTGCCATTCCTTGATCTTCAGTTTCCTTTAAGTTGTCCAAATGCATATGGGCTTGGTTTTGATGATTCTACCAAAACCTTCAAGGTGGTGTGTCTTTTTGATAGAGATCCAATATCAACGGATAGCTGGGGCGGTTTATGGGCCATGGTTCATGTATTGGGCACATACTGGTGGCGAAAGATACCTCATATCCCGGATTGTTCTCTGATGCAGGGTCAAGGTGTATTTGTTAAAGGACTCTTGCATTGGGTCAATGATCTGGGAAAGGACACTCTGACATACGCAAAGTAA